One segment of Sander vitreus isolate 19-12246 chromosome 20, sanVit1, whole genome shotgun sequence DNA contains the following:
- the kiz gene encoding centrosomal protein kizuna isoform X2 has translation MEAKKNVEKELGTEKVEAVYRRHRDSSLSHPARDFTQPPAVIFMGRQTSRGSDAEAGTTSVHSHQALHRSPNRSMHSLERLPSGLLKDFRVGGEDAASNRAHLSDDISGSNDSPDGCNLSDKHERTMAVHPSVRALTGAAGNVPFGSDDEQEPSPLVTLTGPEKNLSPSSSRLMKNSPAEHSREVAHQPPIMEDGERGHSHFMPQTTLEKEAQDIPGRCESVSTPSSDVQLSESSASDLSISLTQSELEEDLPEGVAPEGNGTSGGSDDHNQHSPESSLHSDGSKNITQLNCESLAPAPVTVESLSQEGLFNLLDNIEGRLHGEQTIVYGDSAIDGRQLNRIISLCNGGAGLNDEDLEACGAVILHELQRLSWSTAKGCLLPQDLVRAHQSSTEPNEISTSLPLDAARLWDRWFKHALLLKERHVLSTERLVQLFTPQLLERHAAYSHQAKVLLRTLVSRSSEECPSAEDESDLSSSCGPSSLLADSDVKPARPVRKQQIQELQSTEEDSQDESPVESVPIRETKAYQLLKQSAMQERLGSSEEEEGEDDGLSGINHGHEEDLGRAKRSSHQDPYLRKETTNSKAHSTLQSKALWGESDDSYSEIEAALRPQPFSTNNDDIDDFCD, from the exons ATGGAAGCAAAGAAGAATGTAGAGAAGGAGCTCGGCACAGAAAAG GTTGAAGCCGTGTATAGACGGCACCGGGACAGCTCCCTCTCTCACCCAGCTAGGGATTTTACACAACCACCAGCAGTAATTTTTATGGGCCGCCAGACCTCCAGAGGGTCTGACGCTGAAGCTGGCACCACAAGTGTACACTCACACCAAGCATTGCATCGTTCACCCAATCGCAGCATGCACTCCCTCGAACGTCTACCAAGTGGCCTTTTGAAGGACTTCAGAGTTGGCGGAGAGGATGCCGCCAGCAACCGAGCACATTTATCAGATGACATTTCAGGCTCAAACGATTCCCCTGACGGCTGTAATTTGAGTGACAAACATGAAAGAACGATGGCGGTGCACCCATCTGTTCGTGCCTTAACAGGCGCAGCTGGCAATGTGCCTTTTGGAAGTGATGATGAACAAGAACCTTCACCTCTGGTGACCTTGACGGGGCCTGAGAAGAATCTGTCTCCCAGCAGCAGTAGACTCATGAAGAATTCCCCTGCAGAACACTCCCGCGAGGTGGCTCATCAGCCACCCATAAtggaagatggagagagaggtcaCAGTCATTTCATGCCTCAAACCACTTTAGAAAAAGAAGCTCAAGATATTCCAG GTAGATGTGAGAGTGTCAGCACACCAAGCTCTGATGTGCAGTTGTCGGAGAGCAGTGCTAGTGATCTGTCCATTTCCCTGACACAATCTGAGCTGGAAGAGGATCTACCAGAGGGTGTGGCACCTGAGGGGAATGGCACTTCTGGAGGGAGTGATGATCACAATCAGCACAGTCCTGAATCATCCCTCCACTCTGATGGGTCCAAGAACATAACACAGTTAAACTGTGAATCCTTAGCTCCAGCTCCAGTGACCGTGGaaag tctctccCAGGAAGGACTCTTTAATCTGCTGGACAACATTGAAGGACGACTTCATGGTGAACAGACCATTGTGTACGGGGATTCTGCAATTGATGGAAGACAACTCAATAGAATTATCAG CCTTTGTAACGGTGGAGCGGGCTTGAATGACGAGGACCTTGAAGCATGTGGAGCAGTCATCCTTCATGAGCTTCAGAGGTTGTCATGGAGCACAGCAAAGGGCTGCCTGCTACCACAGGATCTAGTGAGAGCTCACCAGTCCAGCACTGAGCCTAATGAAATAAG CACCAGCCTCCCTCTTGATGCCGCTCGGCTGTGGGATCGCTGGTTCAAGCACGCCCTTCTGCTGAAGGAGCGCCATGTCCTCAGCACTGAGCGCTTGGTCCAGCTGTTCACGCCGCAGCTGCTGGAGCGCCATGCCGCCTACAGCCACCAG GCCAAAGTGCTGCTGAGGACACTTGTGTCCCGGTCCAGTGAGGAGTGCCCCTCAGCAGAGGACGAGAGTGATTTGTCTTCTTCGTGTGGTCCTTCTTCTCTCCTGGCTGACAGTGATGTGAAGCCCGCCAGGCCGGTACGGAAGCAACAGATCCAAG AACTACAAAGTACTGAAGAGGACAGCCAGGACGAAAGCCCTGTGGAAAGTGTTCCTATTAGAG agacAAAAGCATATCAGTTACTTAAACAATCAGCCATGCAGGAAAGGCTAGGGAGttctgaagaggaggagggggaggacgATGGCCTCTCAG GAATAAATCATGGCCATGAAGAGGACCTGGGGAGGGCCAAACGCTCCTCACATCAAGACCCTTACCTTCG GAAAGAGACAACTAACTCAAAGGCTCATTCTACTCTACAGTCCAAAG CTCTCTGGGGGGAATCCGATGACAGCTACTCAGAGATTGAAGCAGCCTTACGTCCTCAACCTTTCAGCACAAACAACGATGACATTGATGACTTCTGTGACTGA
- the kiz gene encoding centrosomal protein kizuna isoform X1 gives MVTNVNSSPSSPLPRLGSAVAPKRMTMASMARSEDQYYEKITSIQQNMHKREKRRLQLEKELFAYSRSDNRISQIKCSKLRSYLKEICDREARAKMRNLELLRDVECIEISMKEYSPDHGPLQQQKADFFKKISRFMEAKKNVEKELGTEKVEAVYRRHRDSSLSHPARDFTQPPAVIFMGRQTSRGSDAEAGTTSVHSHQALHRSPNRSMHSLERLPSGLLKDFRVGGEDAASNRAHLSDDISGSNDSPDGCNLSDKHERTMAVHPSVRALTGAAGNVPFGSDDEQEPSPLVTLTGPEKNLSPSSSRLMKNSPAEHSREVAHQPPIMEDGERGHSHFMPQTTLEKEAQDIPGRCESVSTPSSDVQLSESSASDLSISLTQSELEEDLPEGVAPEGNGTSGGSDDHNQHSPESSLHSDGSKNITQLNCESLAPAPVTVESLSQEGLFNLLDNIEGRLHGEQTIVYGDSAIDGRQLNRIISLCNGGAGLNDEDLEACGAVILHELQRLSWSTAKGCLLPQDLVRAHQSSTEPNEISTSLPLDAARLWDRWFKHALLLKERHVLSTERLVQLFTPQLLERHAAYSHQAKVLLRTLVSRSSEECPSAEDESDLSSSCGPSSLLADSDVKPARPVRKQQIQELQSTEEDSQDESPVESVPIRGRQGGKRKRSVVVSHYLLNNALERLDLKNTRCEGILEAVGVPIPKPHL, from the exons ATGGTAACCAATGTAAACAGCAgcccttcttctcctcttcctcgtctCGGCTCTGCAGTAGCGCCAAAGCGGATGACAATGGCAAGCATGGCTCGCAGCGAGGACCAGTATTATGAAAAGATAACATCGATTCAACAAAACATGCATAAAAG GGAGAAACGGAGGCTGCAGCTGGAGAAGGAACTGTTTGCTTACTCCAGATCTGATAATAGAAT CTCACAGATAAAGTGTTCCAAACTGCGCAGCTATCTCAAGGAAATCTGTGACAGGGAAGCACGAGCAAAAATGAGAAACCTTGAGCTTCTGAGAGATGTGGAGTGCATAGAAATTAGCATGAAGGAATATAGTCCTGACCATGGCCccctgcaacaacaaaag GCTGACTTTTTCAAAAAGATTTCTAGATTTATGGAAGCAAAGAAGAATGTAGAGAAGGAGCTCGGCACAGAAAAG GTTGAAGCCGTGTATAGACGGCACCGGGACAGCTCCCTCTCTCACCCAGCTAGGGATTTTACACAACCACCAGCAGTAATTTTTATGGGCCGCCAGACCTCCAGAGGGTCTGACGCTGAAGCTGGCACCACAAGTGTACACTCACACCAAGCATTGCATCGTTCACCCAATCGCAGCATGCACTCCCTCGAACGTCTACCAAGTGGCCTTTTGAAGGACTTCAGAGTTGGCGGAGAGGATGCCGCCAGCAACCGAGCACATTTATCAGATGACATTTCAGGCTCAAACGATTCCCCTGACGGCTGTAATTTGAGTGACAAACATGAAAGAACGATGGCGGTGCACCCATCTGTTCGTGCCTTAACAGGCGCAGCTGGCAATGTGCCTTTTGGAAGTGATGATGAACAAGAACCTTCACCTCTGGTGACCTTGACGGGGCCTGAGAAGAATCTGTCTCCCAGCAGCAGTAGACTCATGAAGAATTCCCCTGCAGAACACTCCCGCGAGGTGGCTCATCAGCCACCCATAAtggaagatggagagagaggtcaCAGTCATTTCATGCCTCAAACCACTTTAGAAAAAGAAGCTCAAGATATTCCAG GTAGATGTGAGAGTGTCAGCACACCAAGCTCTGATGTGCAGTTGTCGGAGAGCAGTGCTAGTGATCTGTCCATTTCCCTGACACAATCTGAGCTGGAAGAGGATCTACCAGAGGGTGTGGCACCTGAGGGGAATGGCACTTCTGGAGGGAGTGATGATCACAATCAGCACAGTCCTGAATCATCCCTCCACTCTGATGGGTCCAAGAACATAACACAGTTAAACTGTGAATCCTTAGCTCCAGCTCCAGTGACCGTGGaaag tctctccCAGGAAGGACTCTTTAATCTGCTGGACAACATTGAAGGACGACTTCATGGTGAACAGACCATTGTGTACGGGGATTCTGCAATTGATGGAAGACAACTCAATAGAATTATCAG CCTTTGTAACGGTGGAGCGGGCTTGAATGACGAGGACCTTGAAGCATGTGGAGCAGTCATCCTTCATGAGCTTCAGAGGTTGTCATGGAGCACAGCAAAGGGCTGCCTGCTACCACAGGATCTAGTGAGAGCTCACCAGTCCAGCACTGAGCCTAATGAAATAAG CACCAGCCTCCCTCTTGATGCCGCTCGGCTGTGGGATCGCTGGTTCAAGCACGCCCTTCTGCTGAAGGAGCGCCATGTCCTCAGCACTGAGCGCTTGGTCCAGCTGTTCACGCCGCAGCTGCTGGAGCGCCATGCCGCCTACAGCCACCAG GCCAAAGTGCTGCTGAGGACACTTGTGTCCCGGTCCAGTGAGGAGTGCCCCTCAGCAGAGGACGAGAGTGATTTGTCTTCTTCGTGTGGTCCTTCTTCTCTCCTGGCTGACAGTGATGTGAAGCCCGCCAGGCCGGTACGGAAGCAACAGATCCAAG AACTACAAAGTACTGAAGAGGACAGCCAGGACGAAAGCCCTGTGGAAAGTGTTCCTATTAGAG GACGCCAGGGTGGGAAGCGCAAGAGATCTGTCGTCGTCTCTCATTATCTTCTCAACAATGCTTTGGAAAGGCTGGACTTGAAAAATACTAGATGTGAAGGCATCCTGGAAGCAGTTGGTGTGCCCATCCCTAAGCCGCACCTCTGA
- the kiz gene encoding centrosomal protein kizuna isoform X3, with the protein MVTNVNSSPSSPLPRLGSAVAPKRMTMASMARSEDQYYEKITSIQQNMHKREKRRLQLEKELFAYSRSDNRISQIKCSKLRSYLKEICDREARAKMRNLELLRDVECIEISMKEYSPDHGPLQQQKADFFKKISRFMEAKKNVEKELGTEKVEAVYRRHRDSSLSHPARDFTQPPAVIFMGRQTSRGSDAEAGTTSVHSHQALHRSPNRSMHSLERLPSGLLKDFRVGGEDAASNRAHLSDDISGSNDSPDGCNLSDKHERTMAVHPSVRALTGAAGNVPFGSDDEQEPSPLVTLTGPEKNLSPSSSRLMKNSPAEHSREVAHQPPIMEDGERGHSHFMPQTTLEKEAQDIPGRCESVSTPSSDVQLSESSASDLSISLTQSELEEDLPEGVAPEGNGTSGGSDDHNQHSPESSLHSDGSKNITQLNCESLAPAPVTVESLSQEGLFNLLDNIEGRLHGEQTIVYGDSAIDGRQLNRIISLCNGGAGLNDEDLEACGAVILHELQRLSWSTAKGCLLPQDLVRAHQSSTEPNEISTSLPLDAARLWDRWFKHALLLKERHVLSTERLVQLFTPQLLERHAAYSHQAKVLLRTLVSRSSEECPSAEDESDLSSSCGPSSLLADSDVKPARPVRKQQIQELQSTEEDSQDESPVESVPIRETKAYQLLKQSAMQERLGSSEEEEGEDDGLSGINHGHEEDLGRAKRSSHQDPYLRKETTNSKAHSTLQSKALWGESDDSYSEIEAALRPQPFSTNNDDIDDFCD; encoded by the exons ATGGTAACCAATGTAAACAGCAgcccttcttctcctcttcctcgtctCGGCTCTGCAGTAGCGCCAAAGCGGATGACAATGGCAAGCATGGCTCGCAGCGAGGACCAGTATTATGAAAAGATAACATCGATTCAACAAAACATGCATAAAAG GGAGAAACGGAGGCTGCAGCTGGAGAAGGAACTGTTTGCTTACTCCAGATCTGATAATAGAAT CTCACAGATAAAGTGTTCCAAACTGCGCAGCTATCTCAAGGAAATCTGTGACAGGGAAGCACGAGCAAAAATGAGAAACCTTGAGCTTCTGAGAGATGTGGAGTGCATAGAAATTAGCATGAAGGAATATAGTCCTGACCATGGCCccctgcaacaacaaaag GCTGACTTTTTCAAAAAGATTTCTAGATTTATGGAAGCAAAGAAGAATGTAGAGAAGGAGCTCGGCACAGAAAAG GTTGAAGCCGTGTATAGACGGCACCGGGACAGCTCCCTCTCTCACCCAGCTAGGGATTTTACACAACCACCAGCAGTAATTTTTATGGGCCGCCAGACCTCCAGAGGGTCTGACGCTGAAGCTGGCACCACAAGTGTACACTCACACCAAGCATTGCATCGTTCACCCAATCGCAGCATGCACTCCCTCGAACGTCTACCAAGTGGCCTTTTGAAGGACTTCAGAGTTGGCGGAGAGGATGCCGCCAGCAACCGAGCACATTTATCAGATGACATTTCAGGCTCAAACGATTCCCCTGACGGCTGTAATTTGAGTGACAAACATGAAAGAACGATGGCGGTGCACCCATCTGTTCGTGCCTTAACAGGCGCAGCTGGCAATGTGCCTTTTGGAAGTGATGATGAACAAGAACCTTCACCTCTGGTGACCTTGACGGGGCCTGAGAAGAATCTGTCTCCCAGCAGCAGTAGACTCATGAAGAATTCCCCTGCAGAACACTCCCGCGAGGTGGCTCATCAGCCACCCATAAtggaagatggagagagaggtcaCAGTCATTTCATGCCTCAAACCACTTTAGAAAAAGAAGCTCAAGATATTCCAG GTAGATGTGAGAGTGTCAGCACACCAAGCTCTGATGTGCAGTTGTCGGAGAGCAGTGCTAGTGATCTGTCCATTTCCCTGACACAATCTGAGCTGGAAGAGGATCTACCAGAGGGTGTGGCACCTGAGGGGAATGGCACTTCTGGAGGGAGTGATGATCACAATCAGCACAGTCCTGAATCATCCCTCCACTCTGATGGGTCCAAGAACATAACACAGTTAAACTGTGAATCCTTAGCTCCAGCTCCAGTGACCGTGGaaag tctctccCAGGAAGGACTCTTTAATCTGCTGGACAACATTGAAGGACGACTTCATGGTGAACAGACCATTGTGTACGGGGATTCTGCAATTGATGGAAGACAACTCAATAGAATTATCAG CCTTTGTAACGGTGGAGCGGGCTTGAATGACGAGGACCTTGAAGCATGTGGAGCAGTCATCCTTCATGAGCTTCAGAGGTTGTCATGGAGCACAGCAAAGGGCTGCCTGCTACCACAGGATCTAGTGAGAGCTCACCAGTCCAGCACTGAGCCTAATGAAATAAG CACCAGCCTCCCTCTTGATGCCGCTCGGCTGTGGGATCGCTGGTTCAAGCACGCCCTTCTGCTGAAGGAGCGCCATGTCCTCAGCACTGAGCGCTTGGTCCAGCTGTTCACGCCGCAGCTGCTGGAGCGCCATGCCGCCTACAGCCACCAG GCCAAAGTGCTGCTGAGGACACTTGTGTCCCGGTCCAGTGAGGAGTGCCCCTCAGCAGAGGACGAGAGTGATTTGTCTTCTTCGTGTGGTCCTTCTTCTCTCCTGGCTGACAGTGATGTGAAGCCCGCCAGGCCGGTACGGAAGCAACAGATCCAAG AACTACAAAGTACTGAAGAGGACAGCCAGGACGAAAGCCCTGTGGAAAGTGTTCCTATTAGAG agacAAAAGCATATCAGTTACTTAAACAATCAGCCATGCAGGAAAGGCTAGGGAGttctgaagaggaggagggggaggacgATGGCCTCTCAG GAATAAATCATGGCCATGAAGAGGACCTGGGGAGGGCCAAACGCTCCTCACATCAAGACCCTTACCTTCG GAAAGAGACAACTAACTCAAAGGCTCATTCTACTCTACAGTCCAAAG CTCTCTGGGGGGAATCCGATGACAGCTACTCAGAGATTGAAGCAGCCTTACGTCCTCAACCTTTCAGCACAAACAACGATGACATTGATGACTTCTGTGACTGA